The DNA window tcaggctgatatttttctcatccccattcgcctgccttttcctcataacccctgatccccttattaatcaagaacctatctatttgaaCCTCATCTGACATGCTGGGCCAAATAGCCGCCATCTGAGCTGTAGcaaatctgtgattctctgttgTGTTGAGCTCCAGATTCATTGAGGTCAGGTTATTCAGGATCGAGAGATGTCCGAGCTGGAGGTGAGAATTGTAACCAGGCCCAATGTAGTGAGCACCTTAATGACAGTGAATGGAACTTGGTGCGAGAGTTCCAGTTTACACGGATAAATCTGGAGGTAACCGAGGCTTGGGTGAAGGTTTCAGGAACAGGTGAGCTGAGGTGACATTGCTATCTCTTCAGACACAAGGCAGTGGAATATGCTGCTCCAGGGATTTGGAGATTGCTTACTCGTGTTCTGCTAGGTTTCTGAGCTAGTATCAGAGCAGGTGCAGAATTCACTCTGTGCCACACTCAGTGAAGAGATTCAcctattttccctctctccctctctatctccctccctgcTCAGCCTCCCATGTCCAACGCAAGGAAAGAGATTATTCAACAAGCCTTTCGTAAACTGGACAAGACAGGGGATGGTGTGATAACCATTGAGGATCTGCGGGGAGTTTACAACGCTCAACATCACCCCAAATATCAGAATGGGGAGTGGACTGAGGACCAGGTCTTCAGGATTTTCCTGGACAGCTTTGACTCGCCTGATAACAAGGATGGAattgtgagtgagggagggaactGGCCCCTCAATAGCCAGAGCCCTTTGTTAGGGGATTGCGAGTGTGACATCTTACTGTGCTTTGTTTGTAGTTGATGTGGATGAAGCAGATCCTGCTGCCCAGGCCTGTGACAGCTGCATTCTGATGCTCCACTGTGGAGTTGCCCCAGACAATCCCCCTCCTGCTATCACCTTCAGCTCCTCATTCAGCCCAGGGTGGATGGAGCTCAGATACATCGCCCTGTCTGACTGAGCCAGTGACGGTGGCGGTTATCCTACAGCCTACCATGACAGCATAGAACCTGAGAATTCTGAAAAAAGAGAGActtgctgtcgaagctttttgttttgcactcatcaggacagatacacaaGAATACTAAATCTCAAAGAAGAAGAAGAATTCTGACTGCACCCAGTCTTCTCATGTAGTACAAGGTTATTGTTCCCCTTTCCGATTTGATAGTATTGCGTATTTTTCCTGATGAGAGTAAAACCAAAAGGTTGGACATCACTGGCGGGTTTTTCTGGCTGCGttcgacccaaggccagaaaatcccacctgaggtcaatgctcCTTTGCAcgttccgtgtcccgcccgctgcgattcctgtggcaggcaggacggggaaATTCTGCCCCGGGTCTCTGTTTTTGAGTAATATATTCACACTGCGGTGTGATGTGACAGATGTTGCTTCAACAGTGATGGTAACCCCTTCACTGTTACTTAGAAATTTAGCAAAGCTTTAGCCAATATTGCAAGACGACAAACGAGCTGCTTCCCATGGaggatgggttcaattcccggcttgggtcactgtctgtgtggagtttgcacattctccccgtgtctgcgtgggtttcctccgggtgctccggtttcctcccacagtccaaagatgtgcgggctaggttgattggccatgctaaaattgccccttagtgtcctgagatgtgtaggttagagggattagcgggtaaatatgtagggcctgggtgggattgtggtcggtgcagactcaatgggccgaatggcctccttccgcactgtaggggttctatgattctatgatagtgtgAATGTTGTAGATTTGTCATGGCAATCTTCTCGATCAACTGTGAGAAAGTCGAGGCTATACCCAACACCTTCAGTACCTTCCTGGAAGGTGACTCTTAGTGTTGGAGTTGGTGAACCAAGTGTCATCGATATCAGCTGAAGAGGGCAGTCAGTGTGCAGTGCCACTTCTGATGGCAAAGTGCAATTACAACGTGACATGTTTACATGGGAAGTCTCCATTATAAATcaacacagtccgaaagacgtgctggttagggtgcattggccatgctaaattctccctcagtgttactcgaacaggcgccggagtgtggcgactaggggaatttcacagtaacttca is part of the Mustelus asterias unplaced genomic scaffold, sMusAst1.hap1.1 HAP1_SCAFFOLD_3024, whole genome shotgun sequence genome and encodes:
- the LOC144490215 gene encoding calcyphosin-like protein, which encodes MAGTARHDREMVMNAKKQLQQCSDPIEKLRLQCLSRGSAGIKGLGRVFRIMDDDNNRTLDFKEFVKGLNDYGVLMEKEDVEACFKCFDKDSSGTIDFDEFLITLRPPMSNARKEIIQQAFRKLDKTGDGVITIEDLRGVYNAQHHPKYQNGEWTEDQVFRIFLDSFDSPDNKDGIVIDVDEADPAAQACDSCILMLHCGVAPDNPPPAITFSSSFSPGWMELRYIALSD